Genomic DNA from Candidatus Binataceae bacterium:
GCGACGGACCCATCCGGTTGCGGAATGGCGACCAGATCAACTCCCCGGCAGGCGAATTGCCTGAGAATAGGCACGGTCTCACCGCATTGGGGATGGAACCGATAGTATATCTGCCTCTCGCTATGCGGTTGACGAGTAGTATGTGGCTGTTCTGAGCAGGACTTGGATGACCCGGATATCGACGTTCTGTTCGAGCAGATGCGTGGCGAAGCTGTGGCGCAAAGTGTGCGGAGACACGCGCTTGGCGATTCCCGCCGCCCGCGC
This window encodes:
- a CDS encoding tyrosine-type recombinase/integrase, producing the protein DRFVMLSPQLLELLRDWRQVAQPRGWLFPGLDPVNPMSARQLCRAVSAAARAAGIAKRVSPHTLRHSFATHLLEQNVDIRVIQVLLRTATYYSSTA